CTACAGGCCGCAGACGAGAAATCCGTTCGACAACAGCATTCGCTTCACCCGCATCGACTATAGAGGCCTTTCGCACCATTCGGGGGTTATCATATGACCTGGATTCTAACGTCAATTGCCAGACATATTCTAGATTAAGTTCCGGATCGCAGTGAATCACTGAGCCGGATGTGCCGCGCCAGACTGTCCTGCATATGGCGGCGCGCCGCCGCCCTCGCACCGTCCGGGTCCAGGCGGGTGATCGCATCGACGATTGCGACATGCTGTTCGTGCACGAGGTTGGAATAGGCCGTGGCGCCGGTGCCGGGATCCGCGCGGAACGCCAGTTCGCGCGGCGGCACCAGCCGCACCCCTAAGAATTCGCAGAAACGGGTGAAATAGGCGTTCTTGGATGCATGGGCGATCGACAGATGAAAATATGTGTCCGCCTCCGCCGCAGCCGCGGGATCGGCGCTGACTTTCAAGATATTGTCCAGAGCAGCGTTCATTGCGCGAACGTCGTCCACGGTACGACGCATCGCCGCCAGCGCCGCCATTTCGGTTTCGACGGCCAGCCGCATCTCGAGCAGGAGGATGACGTCGGAAATGTCCCCCATTTCGTCGCGTGTGACCTGAAAGGCGCGGTAGCGTGCACCATCCGCTACATAGACTCCGTCGCCCTGGCGCGCTGTCGCATACCCCTGCGCCTCAAGCCGGGCGACCGCCTCCCGAACGACGGTGCGGCTGACGGCTTCATCGGAGGCAATATCCTTCTGCGCGGGCAGCCGGGAACCGGGCTCCCACTCGCCTGAGAGTATCTTCGCTTCGAACTTCGCGAAAAGCCGATCGGTCAAAGAAACCACGCTTCCCCTCCCCCATACGCTGCCCATGCGTGTTCAGGACGCAGAGGCGCTTGGCAACACTTGTATGAGATCATATAGATTGATGTTATAAATTGAAATGGGAGGGGGCATGCGAGAGGTCTTTGCTACGATCGGCATCGTCGTCCTGCTGCTCGCGGCCGGGGCCGGTGCCCAGGACCACGAACAGACCGTCCCCGCGCCGCCGCCTCCCGCCACCGCCTTGCCATCGCCGCCCTCCCGTGCCGCGCAGGCGGTCGTGACACTGGCCCCATACCGCCATGACGATCTGCTGTGGGAAAACGACCTGACCGCCCACCGCATCTATGGCCATGCGCTGGAAAGCGTCGAGCCGCCATCGGGCTCCGGCATCGACTCCTGGGGCAAGCGTGCCGCCTGGCCGTTTGCGGATCGCCAGCTGCGCACCGGCGACCAGCATAAGGACCACGGCGAGGGCCTGGATTTCTACAACGTCGGCACAGGCCGCGGCGCCGGCGGTCTCGGCATCTGGGATGACAACAAGCTGTGGACGTCGCGCAACTTCGTGCGTCACCGCATCCTCCAGACGGGCGGCCCGATCGCGGCATTCGAGGTCGACTATGCCCCCTGGCCGGTCGGTGTCGGCCGCAAGGTGTGGGAGACGCGCCGCTTCTCGCTGCCGCTCGGCACCCGCTTCACGCGCATGACGTCGACGCTGCAATCCGACCGGCGCGATCCGCTGATCGTCGGCATAGGCATCGGACGCCGGACGACAGGCCAGGACGCCGGCGACCTGACGATCGACCGGGCGCGCGGCTTCATGAGCTGGTGGGGGCCGGTCGACGGCAGCCATGGGCGAATGGCGATTGCCATCCGCGTGCCTCCCGAGCGGCTGGTCGATGTGAAGACCGATTTCGATAACCAGCTGATCCTGATCCGGGTCACCCCCGGCGAACCCTTCACCTATTATTCCGGATCGGCGTGGAGTGGCGGACGGGGCGGTTTCACGACACGCGCGCGGTGGGACGCCTATGTCCGCGACACGATGCTCGATTTCAATCCGAAGGATGGATGATGACCCAGGGAATCGAACGCCGCAGTCTCTTGGGCGGCTTGGCGCTCGGCGCGGGGCTGGGCCTTGGCAGTAGCGCGAGTGCAGCGGTCGTCGCCGCACAGGGCGCGGCCACGCCGGCGCTGCCCGATGGGGCGACCGACCGCGCGGAGAGCGTTGCCCTGCTTCGCCAGATCGCCGAGCCAGTCCTCAGTCGGATGGCGCGCGGCGGCTTGCAGCGGACATGGAAGCCCGAGCTCAGCCCGACCTGGGACGGCCGCGACCCGCGCGTTGGCTATATGGAGGCATTCGCCCGGCTGATCGACGGGATCGCGCCGTGGCTGGCGCTGCCCGACGATGCCAGCCCGGAAGGGCGATTGCGCAGCCAGCTGCGCGCGGACGCACAAGCCAGCTTGGCGCGCTCGGTCGATGCAAAGGATGCCGATTATCTGCTCTGGCGCGGGCATGGCCAGGCGCTGGTCGATTCCGCCTATTTCACCAGCGCGCTGCTACGCGCACCAAAGGCCCTCTGGGAGCCGCTGAGCGCCCAGACGAAGGCGCGGATCGTCACCGAGATCAAGCAATTGCGCCGCATCTCGCCGCCCTATCAGAACTGGATCCTGTTTGCGGCGATGAACGAAGTGTTCCTGTTCTCGATCGGTGAGGATTGGGACCCGATGCGGGTCGATCTGGCCATCAAGAAATTCCTCGAATGGTATGTCGGCGACGGTTGGTATGGCGACGGCGCGACGTTCCACTTCGATTATTACAACAGCTATGTCATCCATCCGATGCTGGTGCAGATCCTGACGGTCCTGGCCGCCGGAAAGCCCTCGTTCAACAATTTGAAGCCCGCCGAGGAACTGGCGAAGGCGACGCGGCGGATGCAGCGATATGCCGAACATCTCGAGCGGATGATCGGGCCCGACGGCGCCTATGCGGCGATCGGCCGATCGCTGACCTATCGCACCGCCGCCCATCAGCCGCTGGGATATCTGGCATGGCGCGGCCTGCTGCCGGACAGCCTGCCGCCGGGCCAGGTACGGGCGGCGACGATGGCGGCCCAGCGTCGCATATTCGCGGACCCCAGCAATTTCGACGACCAGGGTTTCCTGACAATCGGCTTTACCCGCCACCAGCCGACATTGGGCGACTGGTATTCGAACGCCGGCAGCATGTATATCACGTCCGAGGGCCTGATCGCCTTGGGCTTACCGGCGAGCCACCCCTATTGGACGGTGCCGGCACAGTCCTGGACGATGCGTCGCGCCTATTCCGGCGAGGATTTCCGTAAGGACTATCCGGTCAGCTACTGACCGTCCACGCGCCCGATCGAAAATCCCGATCGCTGGATCGCCGGCTCGATGGTTGTGGACCACTCCGGGCGCCGATGACTCGCTAGCTGGAGCGCCGGCGAGTCAATGTCATTTAGCGGCGCCATCGGGCGGCTGCGCGACAGTCGCCAGGGCAGTTGTGGCACTGGCTCGTTCCGCCGGAGTCATCGCAGCCTCCAGGCCGGCCAGCGCGGCGGCGGCGTCCTGTTGTCCGGCGGCGGCGGCACGCTTCATCCACTGCCATGCCAGCACGGGGTCGCGGGTCCCGCCGGCCCCGTTCGCGAGCGATGTGGCAAGGCTGAACATTCCGTCCGGATCGCCGTCCCGCGCGGCCGCCTCGTACCACTGTCGGGCGATGGCCGGATCGGCCTTGACGACGATGCCGTCCTGAAAATAGCTGCCGACGGCGACCTTCGCCGCAGGCAATCCCTTCATCGCCGCGGATCTAAAGAAGCTAAACGCGAATTCCGCGTTCTTCGGAACCCCGTTGCCGCTGTCATAGGCCAGCCCCAGCGCGAACATCGCATCGCGGTCCCCGTGCCGGGCGGCGGCCTGATACCAGCCGATCGCGGTTCGCATGTCGGGCTTCACTCCCTCTGCGCCGAATTCGAGGATGCCTGCCAGTGCGACCTGTGCCTGCGTCATGTCGAGCCGCGCCGCGCGCCGATAGTATCTGACGGCTTCCTTCGCATCGCGCGGCACGCCCAGGCCGCGATAATAGATGTCGCCCAACATCGTCGCGGCGGCGACATGGCCGACAAATTCGGCCCGGCGGTACCATTTGATCGCCGTCGCCATGTCCTTCGGCACGCCCGGAATGCCGACGCGGTGGATGCCGGCCAGGATCATCGCCGCTTCACCGATCGCGGTGTTGCGCTGCGGCTGGGCAGGATCGAACACCGGCATGTCGCGGATCGCACTGAAATTGGCGCTTGCGGCGCGCTCCAGCCACTTGAGCGCCTCCCGCGGGTCCTTCTCGCCGAAGCCGGCCAGGTTCAGCTTGCCGATGAACAGCGCGGCCTCATCGCCGCCATCGACGTCGCTGAGCTTGTCATAGGCCTTGTGGAACCAGGTCAGCGACTCGCCGTAGCGTCCCTGTTCGAACAGCGCGAACGCCATCGGCAGGGTTTTGTCCTCTCGAACCACGCGGGCGGTGATGTTCTCGAAGTTTCTCGCCGCGGCCCTGAAAGGGTCCCCCGCCGTCAGGCTGTCGACCGGCCCCTCGCCGGGGGCGACACCAGCGTTGCCGCCCCGCCGGAAGAGCGCGCGACAGGCCTGGGCGGCGGCGAGCAGCCCGGTCGGGTCGGCCTCGACGTCGCCGGCCGCCGCGCCGGTGGCGCGATCGAGTTCCAGGTTGGACAGCGCGCCGGGATTGGTACTGGTCAGGATGTTCGGCGTTTCTTCTACCCCGAACCGCGTGGCACCGAGTTCGGGAAGCGGCGAGCCGACCGGCACCTTTGGCGGCGCGCGATAGTCGGGATTGCGCGGCATCCGGGTCGGCAGATACATCTGCGGCATGGCGTAGAGGGCGCCCATGCCCGATCCGCCCAGCGCCGCCAGGTTTCGCTGGAACATCTGCGCCATCATCGGATTGCGCACGATCGCTTCGCATGTCGACTGCTTCGGCGCCTCCGCCGCGGGCAAGCGGCGCCCTTCGACGACCACCTCTTTGGTTTGCGGGGCCGTCTGTGCGGCAGACGGACTCGCTAGAACGATCGTTACCACACCAATGATCGACAATTTGACAGTTCCGAGCACCATCACAAACCCAACCATTGTTAAAGTATAGTTGCAAGACAACCCTTGGAGATTAAGTTATGAGCACCCCTTATGAATAGATAATAATGGACTCTAAATTTGGTGCGGAAACAATCTATTTAAACTTGTAGCTCACCCTCCCGCCATACACGCGAGCCATGTAGATCACGTCACGCGGCTGATCGGGATACCCGTAAAAGCTGCGGCGGGTACTGGCGAGCAGGTTCTGGACTTGCAGCGAAAAACCCAAGTCCTTCAGGGGACCGCTCGGGATCGTATAGTTGATCGCGGCGTCCATCCAGTCTCGCGGAACGATATAGGTCGTGTTGCGAACGGGATTGGCAATGCCGCCGTCGATCACGGTTCCGTTGTAGTTGTACGACAGTCGTGCGTTTAGGCTGCCGCGCTCGAACAGCGCAGCGATGTTGTAGACGTGCTTGGGCGTCCGCTTCGGGGGTGCTTGCCGGGGGCGCATTGCGGGCGCCCGGGATTGAACTGAACTCGCGCTTCGATTCGACGTAGGTGTAATTCAGCAGCACGCCGAAGTTACGGAGGATCCCGGGCAGGAAGGTGAAGAACGTCTGCAGCTGCGTCTCGACACCACGCCGATAGCCGCGACCCGCATTGTACGGACGCCATATTGTGTACAGGACGTCGGGAATCCCTTCCGGAATGACCTCCTGGGTCTGGAAGGACGCAAACTGGCCCTGACGCTTCCAATAGAACGGGTTGACGGCAATGAGCGCGTTGCGGCCGAAATAATATTCGAAACTCGCGTCGAACTTGATCGTCCGTTCGGGCTTCAGGTCCGGATTGCCGGCGGAGCCGCTCAAGCCCTCATCGTTAAGGCTGAGAAACGGCGTGATCTGGCCGACGCCCGGCCGGGTGATGGCTAAATTGTACGAGAAGCGCCCCTGGAATTTATCGGTAAAGCTGACGACCGCAGTCGCCGTCGGTTCGATGACGAGCAGGTTTGCCGTCGACGTGATCGGTTCCAGCGTCGTGACGAACGCATTGGTGACACCGATCCGTTCGCGATACGATATGATCGACGTATTTTTGCGAATGTCGTTGGTGACACGCGCGCCGATTAGGCCCTTTACTGGAAACAGGAAGTTAAATCCGTAGTTGAGCGTCCCGTAGAACGCCACCGAGCGCTCGTCACCATCGAACTTGCTGCTGATGTCCACCGGCGGCTCGTCCGTCGCGAACGCCGCGCCACCGGCCAGGCCCGACACGAACTGACGCAATTTGTCGTAATTGGCCCGTGCCGCAAATCGATCGTAGCTCAACCAGCGGGCGTTGTTGACGACGCCGGTCCCGCCGAAGCCTTCGGCGATCGGCACGAGCGTGTTGAAGCCCTCCGGCATATCGGCCAAGGCGATCTGCAGGTTGGAGATCGTCCTGTTCGCATTCTGACGGGTCGACGTCCGCTTGGCGAAACGCACGCCGAAATCCAGACGTCGGACGAAGCCGTCGCCCAGCTTGAGCTTCAGATCAGCGCGCGAGAACAGGTTCCGATTGCTGGCGACGTTATGCTGCTCGATGACGCCGAAGAAGCGATACTGGTTTGGATCCAGCATATCCAGGTCACGGAACGTCGCGTTCATCATCGGATACGGCGTATCCTTACTTGCGAAATCGACGTCGAACGTCGGCCGGTTCACGAACCGGTTTCGGGTTTCGATTTGTCGAAAATCGCTGTTCGCGCCGGCCGTACCGATTTCGACATAACCATCGACGAACTCGCCACGATGGGTGACGGCGAACTTGCCGAGGAAATTGCTGTCGTTGTTTTTGGAGATATACGCGATCGGCCCGATCTGGGTGACGGGCGATACCGTCATCGATTGGACGCGGTTGGTGCCCGGGACCAGCACGACATTGCTGAGCGCGGGAAGGTTGTTGGTCGAATTCGCCTGAATGACCGTAGGCAGGAACAGCTGGTTGGTGAATCGGTCGAACGTCGGCTGCGCGTAGTTGCCCTCCAGCGTGAAGGTGGTCCGTTCGTCCGGCGCCCACGACAGCGCTCCGCTCACAGTCGGCGTGGTCCTCGAGCCGGTCTGATAGAAGAACGCGACCTGGTTCGGCGCGTACGTCGGCAGAGGCAGGATATTCGGCCCGACAACCTGACGTTGCTGGATCGCCGCGAGCGGATCGTTGCGCGCCTGCGATTCGAGGAACGGGTTGTGGTTGACCGTACCGGCGAGCTGGATACCGAAATCGCCGATCTCGGTCGAACGCTTGTAATTGACCGTCGCCGTATAGGTCTGATTGACCCGCCGCGATTGGTTGTTGTAGCGCCCGGCGACCCCACCGCTGAAGAAGAATCCCTCGTCGAACTCGGTCGGTTTGCGGAATTCGATGTTGACCGAACCGGAACCCGCGCCCTCGACCTGATCGGGCGTCCGCGTCTTGTACACCTCGACACTCTTGACGAGGTCGGCCGGAAGATCGGCGATGGAGGCTACACGATCCGCGCCGCTTTCGATCGGGGTTCCGCCGATGGTTGTCTGCACGCCGAACAGACCGCGCAGCTGGATGTCGTTGACCTCGCCTTCGGTTCGGTAGACCGAAATACCGGGAACCGATGCGATGACGTCGCCGACGGTATTGTTGGGAAGCTTGCCGATATCCTCGGCCTCGACCACGTCGACGATCTGCTCCGCCTTGCGCTTCTTTTCGCGAGCGCGCGCCAGGCTTTCCCGAACACCGCGGACGATGACTTCTTTCGCCTTGTCCTCGGTCGCGGGCGCTGTGGCCTGGGTGTTCTGACCCGCGTCCGCTGCACCGGCGGCCGGCGTGGCTGAACCGGCGATCTCGTCCCGCGCCAGCGCCGGCATGGCCGATCCTACGGCCAACGCGATCGTCGATGCACAAAGCAAAAGCTGCTTGGAACCCATGGTCCCCCCTCCATTCGCAAGTCCAGCGCGCCTTTGCCGCTGGCATTCATCATGTCTGGTCACGACCCTGGCCCCGCGGTCGTGACCTCTGCTTCAGTTTGCGGTGCTCTGGCGAAGCACGCCGTTCAATCCGGACGGGAAGAAGCCGCCCGAAGTCGCCGCCGCGCGCGTCATGTAGAAGACGTTGATCGTCAGATCGGGGTTTCGGCCATAGATCTCGCCTTCGCCGTCCGACGGATTGATGTCCGCTGTGTTGCGCGTCGTTGAGCTGCTACCGGCGGCGACGCCGCGATCGTCATCCACCGGCGAATAGCTGTCCCGAAGATCGCTCAACAGGATCGAATTCTCGCGCAGACGGCTTGTCGACGGGGCGCCGCGAATGAAGAGCTGACTGCGGATGATCCCGGTGTGGAACGCCGATGTCGCCAACAGGCCTGCCGCCACATCGATGTTCGACGCGTTGGTCATCAGCGTCGATACGCTGCGCCATGCCACCATGACCGCGTCCTCGAGGATGAAGGCGCCCAGCAGAAACTGTTCCTGGTTGGCGTAAACGTCGGTGATCGTCGCCGTCGGGTTCGGCACTGCCGTCGTCGGTGCCGGCATCGAATTGATACCGTACATCGTGAACGTACCGGTCGCGTCGACCGCGAGGTTCAGCGCCGGTCGCGCGGGCGTCGCGCCGCCGAGCACCGATCGCAGCCGCACGACCTGGTCGATCTTCTCAGCGGCGATCTCGCGCATCGCCTCGCCCAGCAGGGAATCGGTGAACGTCACCTGCCGCGGCCCGCTGACCGTGCCGGCCGTTCCGGTTCCCGTAACCAGAGCCGGAGCCAGAGCTTCGCCGAGCACGGCGCGCGAATAAAATTCGGCCTGCAGGTAATGGAGCTGAGTCATCAACACCAGCATGTCGGTGTCGGTGAGTGCCAGAATACTCGGGGTCGCCGTCGGCGTAGGCGAGGCCGTCCCGGTCGGCGTCGGCGTCGGCTCGTTGGCGAGGGGCGATTCCAGACCTTCGGAACAGCCGGCGAGCATCGCGCCACCAAGGGCGGCTGTCCCCGTGATGGCACTCAAGAACCGACGGCGAGCGTTGATTTGAAAGTCACCATCGGTGACGACGGCCTCGGCGCCGTCGGTGATCGTCTCGTCATTCATGATCGAACTTTCGTCTGTGGCGGCGCATTCAGGCGCTGGCCCTGGCGCTGGCGCGGATGGTTCCGTTGACACCCTCCGGGAAGAATCCACCTGAGGTGACCGAACTGCTCGTGAGATACAGTTGGTTGAGCGTCTGCGCGGCGGATCGGCCGGCAACCTCGCCATTGGCTTGCGTCGGCGTCAGATTTGCAACGACGCCGGTCGACGAACTGCCAGGATAGCCGCGGGTCGTCGGCGCGACGCCCAGGAACGCCTGACCACCATTCAACGAACGCTGAAACGCTGCGATCTTCTCGGCATTTTCGCGCAGCCGCGGCGTGGTGGCGCCGCGCGCGTAGAGGTACGATCGAATCACCGAAGCGTGAATGGATTCGGTCCCGAGGATCCCCGTGAAGTTCTGCAGCACGACGCGGTTGGAGATCGTCGGCGCCAATCCGCGATATGCCGCGACGCTGATGTTCTTGAGCAGGAACATCGCGTACAGGAAATTCTCCTCGGACGCATAAGGGTCGAACGTCGCACCCGCCGCCACGACGCCGGCGCGCTGCATTGCCACACTGAACGGCGCGTTCGGCCCCGCGGAGATGTCGATCAGCGGCTGCCGCACGGACAATGCACCGATGATGACGCGGATCGGTACGAGATGGTTGCGGCTGTCCGCGGCGAACTCGATGATCGCCGACTGCAACGCAGTGTCGGTGAACGTGACAGCACGCCCCGGGATGACAGGCGTACCGGCGACGTCGTTGCCGGTCAGTCGATCCACCGGAACCACCGTTGCAACGGCCGCGCTCGCGAACTGCGCGAGCAGATATTCCAGATTCAGTATGAAATTGAGCGCTTCAATATCTGACGCGCTTTGCGCTCGAGCCAGCTTTGGCACTGTGGCCAGCGCCGCTCCCATGGCCGCGGCGCCGATAATCGCTCCACGTCGACTGACGCCCAGAGCCGCAATTGGAGATACCCCCGTCATGCCCCTCTCCTTCCCCCTAAACTGATATTCTCAATCTGGGATAGAATAAGCAACATTTGTCTGATTAATTTTGGTGTCACGACAGGGATTTGACGAGGCTGCCGCCCGTCAATCGCTAGAATCAAACGCAATCGTCGGAATTTATAAGACAAATGCGCAACGTTGGCTGAGCCGCTCGGCCTTCGCCTCGACGACGAAGCCTCTCGCTTCCCGCAGGGCTCGATCAGTTATTCGCAGCAAGAGCAGTCACGTCGACCACGGAAGCCTTTTCGGACGCGAAACGAAGTTGGACGTCGACGCCGGCAACGCGCGCCCCGCCGCGACCGGAAAGAGGGCGCCGTTAGCCGATAGAGGGGGGGGTCAGCCGCTGACCGACACGCTGCGACGGGTACCGACGGGGTTGTTAAAGGACGCTCGAAAAGAAGCACCAGCCCAGTCACTGACTTTGAAACGCACGAGCGTAGGCTAGTGTGACGACGACGGACAAGCGCCGCCGGGTACCCGGCCGAACAATGCATCAGAACGCTACAGTGTCGACAGGCAACCATGGAGCGCTCGTTGGAGGCACAGGCACCCGAAATCTGACAAATGATGTCACCGCATCACGCCGATCGCGGGGCCCGGTCAGAACACTCGCGCGCTTATCATATCAATTGACAGGTTTACTAATTGTCTGATTTAATATTTCATGTTTTGCTGGTCGTGCGACAAAGCGGGCAGTACCGCAGCGCCCGCTGCCATGAAGCAGGCTCGATATGGGTTGACGTGCGTCGAGAGGATCGAGGCTAGCCGCCTATTCGATTTCCAACCCGACGCCATTTGGCGCGAGGCATTTACGGCAATCGGCCTGGTCGCATGTCTTACTGTGCAGGCCGCTGTTTGATCGCCTTTGGAGGTCGCTCTATGATATTAGCCAGACGAACGCTGCTTGCCGCTGCCGCTGCCGCACCGCTGTCTGCGCTGGCAAAGAAACGGGATGCTTTCGAACCAGGAGCTCTATGGCCGGATAATACCGGCGTTCACATCAACGCCCATGGCGGCGGTATCCTGAAACACGGCGGACGCTATTACTTGTTTGGCGAACACAAGATCGCAGGGCCAACCGGTAATCAGGCGCACGTCGGCGTCCGCGTCTATAGCTCTTCGAACCTCTATTCCTGGCACGACGAAGGTGTCGCGCTGGCGGTCTCAAGCGATCCCGAAAGTCCGATCACCGCCGGATGTGTCATCGAGCGACCCAAGATCCTGCGTGATCCGACTTCAGGCCAATTCGTGATGTGGTTTCATCTCGAATTGGCCAATCAGGGCTATCGCAAGGCGTTTGCCGGCGTTGCGGTCGCGGATCGGATCACGGGTCCGTACCGGTTCATCGAAGCCGGGCGGGTGAACGCCGGGATCTGGCCGGTCAATGTGACGCCAGGAGATCGCCAGGACACCAAACTTGCCCTCGACATGCCGGGCGGGCAGATGGCGCGCGACATGACGCTGTTCGTCGATGCGGACGGACAAGCTTGGCACGTGTTTTCGTCGGAAGAGAACCGCACGCTCCAGGCGGCCGCACTGACGCCCGATCTCCGCAAGCACGACGGGCGGTACTGGCGCCTCCTGCCGGGCGGCGCGAACGAGGCACCGGCGATCTTTCGCGCGCGCGGACGCTATTACATGATCACTTCCGGCCTGACGGGCTGGGCCCCCAACCCCGCACGATCGTTCGTTGCAGACCAGATTTCAGGCCCGTGGACACCGCTTGGCAATCCGGTCCGCGGAACACCAACCGAGGCCGCCACGACGTTCGGCGCGCAGAGCACGTTCGTGCTCCCGCTGCGAAACCGCGACGGGACGGACACATTCGTTTTTATGGCCGACATCTGGCGCCCGCAGAATCCGATCGACGGTCGATATGTGTGGCTTCCGATCGCCTGGGAAGACGATAAGCCTGTCTTGCGCTGGCAAAGCCGCTGGACACTCCCCCGCTCCGTTATCGTGTAGGCAATGGCGAAACGGACAGGATCGCCGAGCATCAGCACTGGATTTACCGGGCAGGAACGTCCGCGGCCTGAGATGGCGGCCGGCGAGGCGAGGCCCGCGCTGCGCAACCTCATCGAGCTGATCGCCGCCGAACCGCGCGTCGAGGGGCGCGGACTGGACCTGCTGGTCCACGGCCACCTCGCCCAGATCCTGCACATAGCAAACGACCGCCCTGACTGAGCCAGGGCGATCGTATGGTCGGTGTGGTTGCGGGGGCGCGCAACAGCCCAAAACAACAAAAGGCGCCCGAAGGCGCCGAATGTATGTTTGGTTTGGTTGCGGGGACAGGATTTGAACCTGTGACCTTCAGGTTATGAGCCTGACGAGCTACCGGGCTGCTCCACCCCGCGCCACCATGGGATACGCTTGACTAAAAAGCGCGCCGCGCCGTGGAGGCGGGCGCGCTGGGTGAGCGTATCTGACAATGTGAATGGGTTTTGTGTGCGAATTTGCGCGCTGGCTTCAATGCCTGGCGACGACCTACTCTTCCAGAGCTTGAGCCCTAGTACCATTGGCGCAGTCTGGTTTCACGGCCGAGTTCGGGATGGGATCGGGTGGGTCACAGACGCTATGGTCACCAAGCAATGGAGCCAGCGCGTTAACTCGCGGTTTTCAAATCGATGCCCGTGCATGTTTTAGGCTGAGTTTAACCGCAACATCACTGACAGTTGTCAGCACTGATGTTGGAGGTGTGAACTCATCAAGCGCGAATAGGACAATTAGTATCGGTTAGCTCCATGCGTTACCGCACTTCCACATCCGATCTATCAAGGTCGTGGTCTCCGACCGTCCTAAGAAATCTTATCTCGAGGGAGGCTTCCCGCTTAGATGCTTTCAGCGGTTATCCCGTCCATACATAGCTACCCTGCTGCGCCGTTGGCACGACGACAGGTACACCAGAGGTATGTTCAACCCGGTCCTCTCGTACTAGGGTCAACTCCTCTCAAATTTCGACGCCCACGGCAGATAGGGACCAAACTGTCTCGCGACGTTCTGAACCCAGCTCACGTACCACTTTAATTGGCGAACAGCCAAACCCTTGGGACCTGCTCCAGCCCCAGGATGTGATGAGCCGACATCGAGGTGCCAAACAACCCCGTCGATATGAGCTCTTGGGGGTTATCAGCCTGTTATCCCCGGCGTACCTTTTATCCGTTG
The nucleotide sequence above comes from Roseomonas aeriglobus. Encoded proteins:
- a CDS encoding family 43 glycosylhydrolase; the encoded protein is MARGIYGNRPGRMSYCAGRCLIAFGGRSMILARRTLLAAAAAAPLSALAKKRDAFEPGALWPDNTGVHINAHGGGILKHGGRYYLFGEHKIAGPTGNQAHVGVRVYSSSNLYSWHDEGVALAVSSDPESPITAGCVIERPKILRDPTSGQFVMWFHLELANQGYRKAFAGVAVADRITGPYRFIEAGRVNAGIWPVNVTPGDRQDTKLALDMPGGQMARDMTLFVDADGQAWHVFSSEENRTLQAAALTPDLRKHDGRYWRLLPGGANEAPAIFRARGRYYMITSGLTGWAPNPARSFVADQISGPWTPLGNPVRGTPTEAATTFGAQSTFVLPLRNRDGTDTFVFMADIWRPQNPIDGRYVWLPIAWEDDKPVLRWQSRWTLPRSVIV
- a CDS encoding ferritin-like domain-containing protein, which translates into the protein MTGVSPIAALGVSRRGAIIGAAAMGAALATVPKLARAQSASDIEALNFILNLEYLLAQFASAAVATVVPVDRLTGNDVAGTPVIPGRAVTFTDTALQSAIIEFAADSRNHLVPIRVIIGALSVRQPLIDISAGPNAPFSVAMQRAGVVAAGATFDPYASEENFLYAMFLLKNISVAAYRGLAPTISNRVVLQNFTGILGTESIHASVIRSYLYARGATTPRLRENAEKIAAFQRSLNGGQAFLGVAPTTRGYPGSSSTGVVANLTPTQANGEVAGRSAAQTLNQLYLTSSSVTSGGFFPEGVNGTIRASARASA
- a CDS encoding ferritin-like domain-containing protein, encoding MNDETITDGAEAVVTDGDFQINARRRFLSAITGTAALGGAMLAGCSEGLESPLANEPTPTPTGTASPTPTATPSILALTDTDMLVLMTQLHYLQAEFYSRAVLGEALAPALVTGTGTAGTVSGPRQVTFTDSLLGEAMREIAAEKIDQVVRLRSVLGGATPARPALNLAVDATGTFTMYGINSMPAPTTAVPNPTATITDVYANQEQFLLGAFILEDAVMVAWRSVSTLMTNASNIDVAAGLLATSAFHTGIIRSQLFIRGAPSTSRLRENSILLSDLRDSYSPVDDDRGVAAGSSSTTRNTADINPSDGEGEIYGRNPDLTINVFYMTRAAATSGGFFPSGLNGVLRQSTAN